The nucleotide window ttttgttttgttttgttttggcggggggtgggggtggggggtcattTTGTAACGTAACTGTCAACTCTTAAAGAGCTTTTGTTTCACATCAGATTTTCAACATGTTAATTTGTAAAGTACCTTGAATGTAATTCttgtatgtttaaaaaagaaaaaaaaaatcagataaccAAAATGGAATAATCTGGTACACAAATGTCGTCCAGTACATACATATTGCCAGTGGGCTGCGTtttgtaaaaatggaataaaggcAGCGCCCAGCGTATATCCTGTTGAACCAACTGTTGAGAATTAACTCAGTGTAGCAGAAGGCGATTTTGGCTTTTCCTTCATTGTCTCATGAGCAGACTGTGAGGATGGCAACAGGCCATGTGGTATTTTTgtaactgggggtgggggatagcTCTTTGAGTTTGAAGTCAAACGTGAGTACAGCTCCAAGTCCCCCTGAAACAAGGTGTTGCACTCACTCCTGTCACCTGTGTTGAAGCCCTTGTTTCCTTAAAACAATTTCCTTTTTGTCCTTTTGTTAGTCGAAAGGAAACAAAATGCTGAGTGAGAATCTCAGAACACAGAGGAGCAGTGCTCCTGGCTGCCGTGAAGATGTTGTGATTTGTCACCTTAAGGGTAGGGAGAGGCAAGGAGAAAGCCAGGTACCCTAAACACACTCAGATGGACTCGCCAGCGAGCACCTGCTGCCTCTAACACAACCTGGATTTGTGTACGTGTTCAAAGGGGAGTTTCCGGCTGTGCTGCTGAGGTTCTGTCCGAGGTAGGAGCTGTAGGAGCGTGGCGCCCAGGACAGTGGCGCCCAGGACAGCCGGTCCCCTAGGGAGAGACTGCGCCAGCCGTGTGGAGGGAAATGCACTCCTTCGGTGAAAGAGGAATCTTGATTGAATCAAAGttgccaaaaaaatttttttttagactttattaaaCAGACTTCTAACATTTACTAGAAATTATTTTGCAGCTCTCATTTTTAGGGGATCCTATCTGTAATTTGTGGTAAGGAGGCCAAGAGAAGAGTGTGCCTGGGGAGATTACTCACTGGAAGTAAAGGCCAAGACATTTGTTTCTGAAAACAATTATAGATGAActaatggagagagagaaactgagtcaAGTGTCCTCCTATGTAGAATTTTAGCCTATCCAACCCAGGCCCGGCTTAAATCCGCAGTGTAGCTCTGCCAGTgtaaaggcttttaaaataaaaagtatttatgcAATTTAAATCATCCTTATCATTCAGTTATAGTGGAAGAGGCAATTTTTGGTTAGCCGTCTTATAtaacaaattaaatcttttttttttttttttagaaatgcaaaaatcATCTTAAAGGAATGGAccccttaggaaaaaaaatgataaattctatTTCTAAGATAGAATCCCTGGCAAgaatttttagtttcttgaaaGTAATTATACATATTTTGGAAAGTTCATTTTATCAGAATGCAAATTCAAATTAGGTAATTTCTGAGCCTAGaactttaattgttttttttcctcggCTGTCCCACCACTTATATCTAAATGTCTTTGAAGCTGTAACCGGAGGTGACACTACTTTGAACAAAACTAAGCCTCATGAATTGGCTGCACGCAGTCCTTCAAGGCTGCGCGGTTCATCCTATCAGATGACTAAGGAAAACTAGAAAGAGAAGACCATTCATCCTTGTCAAGGTCAAATGTGAAAGACAGAGGTTTATTTAATGTAGAGCTAAAATAAATGAAGGTCAGCTGTGTTCAGCGTCTTAGTTTGACCGTGAAAATGTTTATAGAATTATGTGTAGTTGTACCGTacgattttattttcttcatttatttatttacggtCTTATTTATGTTCTGTTTAATATATAGTTCGGTTCTGGccattttaaatgtttgacaTAGAAGAGGCTATATCAGAATATTTACACCTTTATAAGTCTTCATCAGATTAGCTGTTAACTTTTTGTGATACAAAAAGTTCCAGACaagtataaaagaataaaatctgtcTCAGGCTGGTAGTTAACAGTTGTGACCAagatgtttttggttttattttacaaaatgtgCTCATTTCTAACACGAGAAACgaacttattttaatataatccTTCTCcacactttaaaaatcagcaatggTGTTATGTATTTATAGGCAGCTTTTAACAATTCTATCATATTTGTACTAACCCAGATGATTCACAGtgacaaaacattttaataacttGATCACAAAACCATATGAaccatatgaattttaatattataaatactattttttaaaggtagaatcTATTCTGCACAGGGTAAAAAGAATGTAATATTTAGTTCTCAAGTCTGAATTATCAGTAtgttattataattttgtatatcAGAATCTAAGTtacaggtacaaaaaaaaaatattgctagcCAAATGAACAAAGTTTAGCTGAATCTCTGTAGCatgcaaatcaaatttaaaatctttttttttgtttttttttttgctattacttTATATTGTATTAAATATCGAAAGCTCAGGACTGAACTAAATATTTAATCAGGTTAAATTCTGAAtatgtttctgttttaatttgtCTCGTCTGTAAAAGTATGCAAATACATCACATAGATTAACTTTGGTTTCTGCACTTTTCCTCTGTTTGTGGGTGGAAGAAAGTTCAGtgtttcttgttctttgttttttgttttttttaaaacaaagatgcaTATTGCCTCATAACTTAATTTCAGTGTCCTTTACTGTTCAACTTCCGTGATTGGTGCCAACAAGAGTTTACTTGAGCCAGGTACTGAGCAAATATCAACTCTATCACGAAGGAACTTCTGAAGCCAGTAGTTGGCTGGAAATAGTTCTTGGTTGGGCGATCCGTGTTGCTGATAGAAAAAGCCTGTTTTCATCGTGCAGAATAAAAGAGGGCGTCTCCAAGGTGAGCTCTGTGGTCCCTGCCCATCCCAGCCTTGTGCTCCCGTGGGGCAGTGATCTCAGGAGCCCCTTACCCTAAGCCCCCCACACCCGTCTCCCCAGgcaccctgaccctgacctgcaGCGCCCCCTGTGGTtgctccacagagcagggaggtCGGGGGGCAGCCAGGGCTGAGGGCAACAGTAGGCTCCTACCCCAGAGCCCGCGACACCCAGGCCAAAGCACACCTGTGTGGCAGATTTTCCATGAAATCTCCCCAGGCACCAGATTGccctcctctgcttctgccctggGTGAGGGCAGAATGAAGGAATGTGGCTGGCTTTCGGGGAAGGCTCCATAGAGGCACTGAGGTCTCCGATTACCAAGGAGACGATGCGGCCCACGTCTCTCACCTCTCAgctttcaaagaaccagcaaTTTTTTCGTATGCTCTAATGTACATTCTCCATAAACATGCAACGACTTCAGTTTCAATATAATAGGTGATTTTACACACTTGAACGCAGTAAATGACTAGCAGTAACATTCCCAATTGCCAAAATGATTCATCTCCATGAATAACACCTTCAAAGATATGTAAGCactaatataatgttttatttaccaGTTCTGTGCAATCACTgcatctattttaaaattgagaaaactCATCCCCAGTAATGAGTGTGATTACTATTAAGTCTTGAGTGGTTTTGGACTCAGAAGAGAAGATAAAAGTGTTTTACTGTcttaaaaggaaatgataattTAAGAAGGCAATAGCCacggggttggggtgggggggatgcattttagaaaattaaaagcaacagTGACTAGGTGGCTGTGTAGCAGGAGATCCTACCAAATCCAGAGAGGAGTGCGCGTCTCTTGAAGAGTGGACGGCACTGATGCTTTCTGGCTTAGATTTTCAGGTGGGTTTTGTTCGTCTCCGGGTGCTGACGGCGATCCTGCGTTTCTGCCGCCACGTAGTGGCCCGAAgcgcgggcagcccgggtggagCACGCCGCACAGTTCAGCAGGCCCCCTCCCAGGAGGAGGAAAAAGCCAGCAAACCAGCCCAGAAACAGGGCTTCCCCAAACTCCCACCTGGGCACGATCTCCGGCACCGTCTCATCCCAGAACTCCCGGACCGTCCCGTGGGCCACCCAGGACACCGGGACCAGGGCCGCGACCCCCGCCGCCCAGAGCACGGTCCCTCCCAGGATGAGCAGTCCTTTCTTGAGCCCTCGCCGCGACTCTCCAAGCCTCAAGCAGTCCAGGCCGAGGCCGGCGGCCAGcaggcccaggagccccagcccgTTGGACAGGAACATGAggaccctggagaccctgagCTCGGCGGGCAGGGCCAGGAAGGAATCGAAGTCCTTGCACTGCGTGCCCACCTCCTCCTGGGTGACGCAGGCTTGCCACAGCCCCACGGTCCAGTTCTCCATTTCGTTCAGGTCCAGGTTGAGGTTCTTCCACTGGGGCAGGTAGTTTGTAAGGCAGGACAAGACCCACCCCAGCAAGGACAAGGAGGCCCCCGCCAACTGCGCCACGCTTCGGGGCTCCAAGGCCATCATCCCCTAGCCCCGCGCCAGAGCCAGAAACCAGCTCCTGCCCTGGGGCGGCCGCGCGGAGTGGGACACCCCAACGCTGTCACTGCGGAGCTCGGCAAGGCGGCTTCATTGTGTGTCGAGGACTCTTGCCAGAGTGGCTATTGTTTGAGTCCGTGTTGACACCGGGCTTCAGAAGAGGACAGGGGACTAAGCCTGCCAACCAGCAACGCCGAGGTGTGGCCAGCGCCACCCGCGTGTCGGGGCAGCTGTCTGGGAAATCACATCAGGCAGGACTCATTCTCCTTCTGTCATTAATACGCAAATGGCTTTCGTGGGGCTCCCGAGCTTTCTAAGGAGTCCAAGAATCAAGTCTACAAGCAGGGTGTCCCTGGGCAGTTCGGGTTCGGCTCCTCCCACTCTGCAACCGTCTTCCTGACTGCACCTGTCACGTTGCCATCTCTTAATCACTCTCCTGCTTCAGCACGCGTGTCGCGGGAATAGTGAATGTGGTCACTTTTTAGAAGCAGGTTCAAGAAAAAAATCCGTCTTAACCAAATAAATCGATCAGAAATCTCCTCTAGGCCTTaaaccaggtgttttttttttttaagactttcaagCAGCCTACACCGCATAACACATGAAACCATCCTGGGCCCTAAATATCAAGTCCACTCGCCTACGTGCCTTCCTGTCCAATTCATGCACGTGTGCacgcacatttttttttctttgcttaaatGTGCTTTCTGGGTTGCAGGAAAAGTTAAGCAATAGGACTTTGTAGGTCAGAATCAACATCTTGGTCGGTACACCCCTAAAGCAAATCTCCCCATGCTGATCCTTTTTAGTTGAACAAGGAAAGTTTTTATCAGGGCATGTGAACTGTCAATATCCAGATATCAAGCgcaaaatatttttggaatcttTTTTAGACTTGAGGCTTTTGAAGGAAGAGACAAGAGAGGAGACTGGCCAGTATTCTGAGTCTGAGAGTGCCGTAAAGTACTGAAAACCGTCAGCCCTATAAAACTCCGTCACACGGGGGGCCTGCTAATGTCCTACAAACAAACCACCTCTGTTCAAAGGAGACCAAAGCCATTGTTGTGGCAATAACACTTGGGGATAAGCTGAACATGTGCTGTCGCTAATGCAGGGTGTTCAAAGGATTTGAGATGGGTTTTTCCTTTAGGAAATAGAAACtagatattattatttccagccaccaacaaaaacaaaaaggtttcTAATACAAAATTAACACATTAAAACTTAATACTGATTACAATGGACCACCATCACCACCTTTTGACTTAAATAACCAGATCAATGAACTTATTTTTTGCTCATGCCTATGTAATGCTTACCATGAccattttcttttacatataagACTCGCCTCTTTCTTACTTCTCCAGatttggggagaggggcaggggggatCTAGAATAGAAAAGCAGTTATTTGATGAGAACACATGAGCTGCACAGATTGAGTGACATAACAAAGACTCCACATCATAGTGGATGTGGAAAGATGCGTCTCTCTGGTCCTGTCAGAGTCTCACACTCTCGGGTCTGCGGTCCCATTTTCCAGGTACGGGCACCGAGTTCGTGTTTCTGCCCCTGCGTAGTGGCCCGAAgcgcgggcagcccgggtggagCACGCCGCACAGTTCAGCAGGCCCCCTCCCAGGAGGAGGAAAAAGCCAGCAAACCAGCCCAGAAACAGGGCTTCCCCAAACTCCCACCTGGGCACGATCTCCGGCACCGTCTCATCCCAGAACTCCCGGACCGTCCTGTGGGCCACCCAGGACACCGGGACCAGGGCCGCGACCCCCGCCGCCCAGAGCACGGTCCCTCCCAGGATGAGCAGTCCTTTCTTGAGCCCTCGCCGCGACTCTCCAAGCCTCAAGCAGTCCAGGCCGAGGCCGGCGGCCAGcaggcccaggagccccagcccgTTGGACAGGAGCATGAggaccctggagaccctgagCTCGGCGGGCAGGGCCAGGAAGGAATCGAAGTCCTTGCACTGCGTGCCCACCTCCTCCTGGGTGACGCAGGCTTGCCACAGCCCCACGGTCCAGTTCTCCATTTCGTTCAGGTCCAGGTTGAGGTTTTTCCAATGTGGCAAATAAGTTGTAATAATGGCTAAAACCCATCCCAGCAAAGATAAGAAAAGTCCGGCGAATTGCATTGCTACTCTAAAGACTAAAGCCATCGCAACAGACCTCACAACTTCGGCCACCCCTATAGGAGCCACCGTCTGCCGTGGCTGACAGTAGTGTGACGATCTTGGTCCTACTGCCTGGGATATAAGCTTTGGCCATTAACTCTTTGGAAACTCTGAAATGCGTTTTTGTTCTCGAATATAATGTTTCATGTAAAGGACGGAGGACCCTGTTAAAACTATGAGTTAGGCTTTCCGATAAGGATTTGATCTGTTACCTTCCAATTTGCTTGGTAAAATTATATCCCCAATACTTGATGATTATAAGTCTAAGGATGAACAAAGAGGGCTCTATGACCCCTCACCCTAAAATACAACAGAAATCTTTGTGCTTCAATATGGATTAATTAGATTTTAAGTGGTGATAAAAGGCCAGCTCTTTCTGCAACAGGACTTCATTGTAGTAGCTGAATCTGAGATTTCAGGGATGCAAAACAAGACCTTGTAAAGAAAGGTAGACTGTTTCCCTATAATCTTTATTCTTCTTGGACTTCCTCAACCTACACAAGAGCCTGGCCCGCGTTCTTGAGTGTCACAGGCGCTCAGTGGGGACTTGGCAGGAAAGTTTCCTCAGATTCCTTTGAAAGGTGGAGGCTGGTTCACTGggttcattaaaatgaaaagaccCAAGACTGATGCCCAGAGGTGCTAAGTGAGAAGGGGAAAATCCTGGGAAGCCCTGGATTTCATTCTAAGATTTCCTCCATCCTCGTTAAGGACTTGGGTAAAGCATGATTTCTTGTGTCTGAGaggcaatatatttttttttttttggtccggATTTGAACTGTCCTCGCTGTCGTGTAAGCCACATAGACAAAGCAACCCCAGGCAGGAAGATTCCTGGCAGGTTCAAGACAAAGGTTTGGGTGTGGAAACAAGAGCCACAAGGGAGCTGACCTTTGAGGCGCCATCTTGTTTGTTCTATTGATTTAGGCCACACCTTGAGAGCATACTTCTGCGGAACGTGACCCCTCAGAGAATACAGGGCCTCTGAGCTGGGATAAGAAGCCACATGCTCCAGAGTCCCAGAGCTGTGCCAGGCCCCACACACCCAACCCCACTCTGCACGGGGCCCCGGGCCTCCTGCGCTTGCCACCAGAAGGCGGGCTGTCACAGGCTTGTGGGGGACAGGACGTGCAGGTTCCTCAAGGGGACCCACTGCCCTGGGAGATTCTAAGCTGCTGAAACAGACCCACTGCCCATCACACCCCAGCGGCTGAGTCTAGTGCAGGATCAGAGAAGAGCTTTTATGATGTTGCGTGATAGGAGATGGGAGAAAAATGAAACCCCGATCCTGATGGATCCAAAGTAAGTAAGAGTCATTAGGTGAATGGTGCTTCCTTCAGCATTTTCTGGCATTTTAGGttaaaaaggaagaggagttCTTAACTTTCATAAATTTTCAGAATCCCTTAGGTACATCACTGTCCTCAGAGTGCTAAAATAAGAGGTGGTTCCGGTTTGTGTAAAGACCTAAGAGTCCAGAAAGGGCTAGTGATTTGTCCAGGGCCTTCTCACCAGGAGCTGGGGTAATGGTGAGCTAGAACTCTCCTTCCAGGAGGCAGCCAGGACACAGAAAGCTCTTGAGAGCAATCATTAGCAGTCACTAGGAGGTGATTCTTGATATCacatgaagcttttttttttttttaatggaatggaatagaCTGCCCTGTGGCAGTAATCTCTCCTTCCCAAAAGTGTATAGGGATAATTTctgggtgcttggatggctcagttggttgggtgtctgccttcagctcgggtcatgatcctagagaccataggatcgagccccatttcaaactccctgctcaatgggagtctgcttctctctctctctctctctctcaaataaatagctttttaaaaaaatgttaaaaataaaataaggggatccctgggtggcgcagcagtttggcgcctgcctttggcccagggcgcgatcctggagaccctggatcgaatcccacgtcgggctcccggtacatggagcctgcttctccctctgcctgtgtctctgcctctctctctgtgtgtgactatcataaataaaatttaaaaaaaaaatttttttttaaatccttaaaaaaaaaaagaataaaatcctttaaaaaaaataaataaaataaaataataaaataaaataaaataaaataaaataaaataaaataaaataaaataaaataaggatcattctcggggcacctggctggctcactcagaacatgcagctcttgatctcagggttgtgagttcaaaccccacgttgggtgtagagattacataaataaataaatatacaaataaatattttttaagaaaggctAATTCTCACCTGTCAGGGCGACCATGGGGGAGGTTTCTGCCACAGTGGGGGTCAGGCCCAGATAATCTCTACGTGCTCCCTcaactcatttattctttcagcatttagaaaaatatttttgagcacctcCCACTGGCCAGACTTGAGTGCTAAAGACAAGACCAGGATGGTTGCAGGCCCtgcccctggctctgcccctgtgGCTCACACTCCAGTAGGAAGAGGCCACCAGGAAACAAGATAGTTTAAAGAACTGCAAGGAGCGGGGGTGTGAGTTCCAGGGCTGAGGAAACCTCAGTGCAGCATCCCTGGGCCTGGACAGTGtgaagcccccacccccaccttgggGAGGCCCCAACTCCCTGTGTCAGTGCCAGTGTGGGGGGGATTAGCTCCCAGCCCATCACTctcagggtgggggtgaggatcAGGgtgaaattcagaaaacaagTATTCCCACCACACTGTTCAGTGTATGAAGGACTATGTTATCTCTGTCTCTGGAACAttcatctaaaaacaaaaacccggggcaccctggtggctcagtggttgagtgtctgccttcggctcagggcatgatcctggggtcccgggatcgagtcccacattgagctccccacagggagcctgcttctctctctgcctgtgtctctgcctttctctctgtgtcccgcatgaataaataaaaaaaatctttaaaaagcaaaacaaaaaccccagttTACTGAGAGCCACACATCTTGGGAAAGCTCTCAGGAACAGAGGCTCCACGTCTCCTCCATCCTCGGTAGTGGAGTAGCATGGTTCTGGAAGAACTTGGGACTGGAGGTACTTTTGTGGCCATTTTTGGAAGACAAATCTGTCACAAAAAATAAATCCGATTGACCCATTAATGTAGCTCTTGAGCACATCTAGATTATAGGAGATACATGGCAAGCATTGCATATAGAGGATGCCCTTTCTCTCCTCGGTTTTATGGTCgtagtcgtttttttttttttttttaatctattcatttgagacagagagagacagggagcccaagaagggggagaggcagagtgaaagggagaaacagactcccagtGAGCTGAGAGcggacgtggggctcgatctcatgaccccaggaccatgacccaagccaaaggcagacacgcaaccatctcagccacctaggtgcccccaattGTATGTTTTATGCTCAAGATTAAGTCTGTGGTCATCACCAAACCATCTGGGCTGTTGAAACTTGACAGGTGCCACCCATGCTGTGCCAGGTTCCCCTCTGGTGCTTGCCCTGTCCTTCCTACTGGCCCCAGGGCTGCCATCGGACACAGGGGTCCCCGCAAGGGCTCACTGAGCCAGCCTTACGTGTTCAGATCCCTTCTCCGTGGCAGGCACCGTGTGAGAGTCAGGGGTGCAAAGATCTGTCCTCTAGCAAGACCAGCCCGAAGAAAAACACGGTGTGCTAAACACCCTAAGAGAGACCACACTGGGGAAGGGACGGCTGcttcgggggggtggggggggggacaggcaAAGGTGTTTGGGGGTTGCTCCTGAGAGTTGGTGGGTGGTGcatggcaggagagggagggagccccTAGAAGGTGAGGCTGGGTCTTGGGGCACACTTATGCAAGCTAAATCTTTTAGATTTGAGAATATAGATAATTAAGAGCCTCGGAAGGATTATAAGCAAGGCTGGGCCATGACCACCCCCTCTCAGCAAGCATTTGCTAAAGGGGAGAATCAGCACTTCTCCTAACAGGTGCCCAGACTTTCCCGTCATTTGACATAAGAGCCAAGACAAAGGGGTTCCTCCTGCCAAACACAATTTTTGTAATCAAAAGAAAACCTAtaacttatttgtttttttttaaatactcccTGTCCTGCTATATAGATTCTCACTATTAAGAGTGTGAGCTCACCGATAAAGACAAGACACCCTGTTGTCTTCACAGCCCCCAGAGCACAGCGccaagtgctcaacaaatatttgtctaataaatgaataaggcaGGTCCTTCAAGATGATAACAAACGTCAACACGGAATGCCACCACTGTGACAAATGCCCGTCCCACTGCCAGTCACCTTTTGTAATGCTGATGACACAGCCCATCCTGGTTTATCTGAGCATGACCTGCGAGAGAAAACGCTGCCCACACATCCTCAGTTAGCAAACAAGAGTGTCCTATTCCGGAAGGGCGTCAAGGTGGACATAGTCTGGGTTTGGGAAAATGACAGAAGGGCCGGAGGTGCGCCCAGAGGCTCGCTAGGTCCTGAAGATAGATGGAGGCCTTCTCTTCCCctcatcttcattatttttatttttctaaattttctacaaaCGGTACAGGattctcaaaagaagaaaaagaaatgtgataaattgggggtggaggggagctcTGCTGGGGCTAAGCCTTTTGTCTTTTGTCAGGTTGTAAGACTAGGTAACCATCATCAAGGGCCTCGTACttgccaggtactgttctgagGGCTCGAACTCATGTTAGCTCATCCCGTCCCCACCACCTCTGAATGCAGGAGCGCTAGCAGCAGACCCATTTTGTAGGTGACGGAACTAAAGCCTCAGAGACAAGTACCCTGCCCACGGTCAGAAGGTCATTTATAGAGCTGTGGATGCAggtacctcaattttttttttttcccagagcacacagggaggctggggctgggttCCTGAGTCTACACTTCGCAGTGTTGATCCAAGGAGGCCAGGGGCTTATTCCAGCTTGATTTTGGGGTTCTGTCCCCAGCCGTGTGCCAGTAAACATTTAGTAGTGGCTGTTGGGTTGTGGGAGCCCTGGTTTAtagccttctgcccatttctgtggtgtaaatactctTTCCGTGACCAGTCCCAGGCTACAGATGTGAAGTCAAGGAAGGTGTAGTTGGGAAGAGATGTGCTGTAGCGTACCATGATACAGTAGTGTTACCAAATAGACATAATAGGTGTAAACAACCTCAACAGTGTAGGTAATGACTGAATCAAAATCATTAGGAAATGAAAAttctaagaataaatattttgtttctaatataattgaattgtaagtttatataatttgactttttaaaagattttatttattcatgagagacacagaagagagaggtagagacacaggcagagggagaagcaggctccatgccaggagcccgatgtgggactcgatcccaagacctcaggatcacgacccgggccaaaagcagatgctcaaccactgagccatccaggcgcccccatataattcaattttaatCAAAGCCATGCTTAACAACCCACTCCCAGAATGCCTGAAAAATTAACATGCGGCTCATTCGAGCCAGCATGAGGCAGCTGTGGCCCATCACTGGGGCCAGCCCAGACATCAAGGGTCAGAACCTCCCGAGGGAGCTGGGGTTGCAGCATTCTGCAGGCTAGCCATCTCCCGCAGGAATCCTCGAACATTCTGATGCTTACCATTTGAGAACCAAGACCCAGGGCTTTGCAGCCAGGAACTCAGGCCTAGGACCCTTCAAAATCGTTGGTTGAGCGTACTACCCCCGTACCCCGAAGCTCAGTCCAGGGGCTATGTACAAGGTGGAAAGGCGGTTGATCTGGTCTAGACTTCGCCAaccctcttccttccccacctACCTCTTGATTATTGCTGTTCTGCTCAAGGTGACTCGCCCCTTATGCCTTTCTGTTCCAATCTCCCAAACACCACCAGCTCTGTGACTCTCGGGCCTCCAGACATTTAAGACAtcgatggtttaaaaaaaaaaaaaagtgttaaaattcAGAGAACTTATCAATGACTTGATTTGATTGGTTTGATTTATAGGTGCCAGGCAGTCTATTAGTTGAGTGTCCCTGAAAGTTTTACCAAACAAttttgggaagaaggaaaaggaaaaagatctaGTCCTTGCCTATTGGAATAAAAAAggggggagcaggaaggaaaatgtcagaaacagtaaagaaaaatatttctggggcgcccaggtggctcagcggttgagcatctgcctttggctcaggtcgtgagcccagggttctggaatcgagccccac belongs to Canis lupus baileyi chromosome 15, mCanLup2.hap1, whole genome shotgun sequence and includes:
- the LOC140604632 gene encoding claudin-22-like, encoding MMALEPRSVAQLAGASLSLLGWVLSCLTNYLPQWKNLNLDLNEMENWTVGLWQACVTQEEVGTQCKDFDSFLALPAELRVSRVLMFLSNGLGLLGLLAAGLGLDCLRLGESRRGLKKGLLILGGTVLWAAGVAALVPVSWVAHGTVREFWDETVPEIVPRWEFGEALFLGWFAGFFLLLGGGLLNCAACSTRAARASGHYVAAETQDRRQHPETNKTHLKI
- the CLDN24 gene encoding putative claudin-24, producing MALVFRVAMQFAGLFLSLLGWVLAIITTYLPHWKNLNLDLNEMENWTVGLWQACVTQEEVGTQCKDFDSFLALPAELRVSRVLMLLSNGLGLLGLLAAGLGLDCLRLGESRRGLKKGLLILGGTVLWAAGVAALVPVSWVAHRTVREFWDETVPEIVPRWEFGEALFLGWFAGFFLLLGGGLLNCAACSTRAARASGHYAGAETRTRCPYLENGTADPRV